A segment of the Paramisgurnus dabryanus chromosome 5, PD_genome_1.1, whole genome shotgun sequence genome:
TTCTCAGTAGCACTGTACAATACGGGATTGCGGTTAGCGCGAAAACCCTAAATCATGTGGCTAAAGACAGCTGTACccattttgattgacagctatccACCCAGCGCGCGTCTCCCCGAACGGGATCcgatcacacatccagatacagAAACCACATTTATGTGACAAATGTAAACGCGCCGTGTCCTGATATACGGATGATCGGATCTGCGTGAACGGATCACTGAGAtcgcatgttaatgcaaaatgtaaacacagCCAGAGTCAACATACTCAGAGTCGATTGAACTAACTCAAATCAGCTGTTCTGTAACCGAAAACTCAGAGTTTCCTATCTCAGATTAAGTCAACTTAGAGTTCAAGTTTAAACTCAGAGTTGGTTGAACCTCATTATTGAAACGGGCCCCTGGTTTTTAGCTCAAAATGTACACCTTAAAGAGTttttattagtacctcaaagatacattttggtaccaaatgtatacatgtttgtataTAAATGGTTCAAACTGTATTATGACTTTTTGAAGGGTCCTGTCCTAGTTAAAGCTTGTGAGCATTTATGgccattaattttttttctgacagtgtatgcatgtgttgtgttgtgcaGTCCTAGATTGCAAAAATCTGGTTTAGGAAAATACTCAATTTTTACTCAATTATACAGTATTTTAATTGTGATTCATAGCACTCATTTACCACTCATACAAAGTTAAAATGAGTGTGAAAACTATAAGTAGTAGTAATATCATGATGCATTACCTGCTGTTGATCACACTTTGATTTCAGAAAGTAACGTATAACACCAAGAAGCCCACACTTGATGTGCGGGCAGTAGCGGAGGTTGAAGGACCTGGAGTTAAGGGTGGACATAAAGGAGAATGGAAGGAGCAGATCATTGTACCCAGTCTCCCCCTGTCCTCTATAACTGGTGGAAACCTCATTGAAATGAGCTACTACATCCAGGTGAATTAAATATTACACACATTATAGGATGTTTTAATAATCTGGGCATAGCAGAATGTTCCTAAGGTtcattttttaagtgttacTGTTTTCTTTCCTGTAAATGATCTTGTGATCAATTTCATATACTATCCCGTTGTATTTAAGTGAATGGGAGCATGTATATCAGAAAGATGCATTTTTAACAGAGATGCAAGCTGCATTTGTGGTATTTCCTGCTTTCTTACTCTCACTGAACCTTATTTGTACATTCGTAATTTTCCAGGTCTATTTGAAATACCCAGAGGTGTCGTTAACTTTGCCCATTTACATTGGAAACATTGCAGTGGATCCCACACTGGCTCGCCCCTCCAGGTCTGTTCCACCAAAGCCAGTCCCACGCTCCAACAACGCCCCCGCCCCTTCTCCTACTCCAACTCCAGTTACCACTGACTCCGCCGCTCCCAGCTTGCCCCCTCGCacaaaccctaaacccaaacccaGGCCTCGTAGCTCCTACGTGCCTCCAACTGCTCCACCAGCAGAGCTGTACCCGCAACTCCCAGGTGCAGCTGACTACAACTTGGAAATACCAAGGACTCCACAGCCACAGTCAGGCCAGACTGCAGTGTCACCAAATGCATTCAGCTATGCTCCTGGACTCAGCTTCGGACAAAGCCAAAACGCCAGCAATGCGTCAGTGGCCCCTCAAAACAGAGAAAGGAGTCAAACTCTGTCGGCCTCCTCGACACTGATCCAGCCTCCAGACTATAGGAGCTCACCGTATCCACAaggtatataaaaatataaaatacatggTAACAATGTGATGGTGATATATTGGcttttttaatattaaagggatgaagatattttgaggagtGTTCGTTACCAAACCAATATGAGGCCCCatcgacttccatagtaggaaaaagtatAATATGGATTTCAAGTGGGCCtttgatcagtttggttacaaacattcctcaaaatatcttcctttttgtatatcagaacaaagacatttatacaggtttgtaacaacatgagtgagtaaatgatattTTAATAGTGATGTTCCTGTAGGCACCACACATACTAATGTACCAcacaaaatgtataatttaaatGATACATAAGTTGCTTTTAATTAAACATCTGCAAAATGCATACAGTAAATATAATACTActaatattaaatgtttttaaagatgAAGATGCATAAATAATAGTAAAAATAGTGTAGTAAAAGATTAATTGTATTGTTTCTGTTTCTCTTTCCAGAGCCTCCACCTGCATATGAAGAAAGCTTCAATACATAGGATGTTACCAAAGAAGAAAAATATGAAGCATTTGagtaaaaatgttaataaacaATCGTGTGACTTATTAGTAAATTCAGACCTCAAGCACTTTTATACCAAATGTGTAAATCTACAAGTAAGAATCTGATATTAACATAAGAGGTCAGTTGATACAGGAAATGGTTTAGCACCAatgatgctaaacaattaaaaaaGTGCATCATTTTGCTTTTTCTATTTTACTTGGAAGTTTTGTAAATGTTATTGGTTGCGAAGCCCTTGCAACAGCTATTTTGGACacatttgttttagtttagtttatgcACATTAATACGGTATTTAAATATTACACTATCCCCTGTTCTTTATGTTTGTGATTGCACACACGCACCTGCACACACATAATTTTGCTTTATTTGCAAGTTCAAGTTATTATATTACTATTGTATGCATGTGTGTTCACCAATCATCTACAAGtcattaaaaaacactacagatATATATATCGTCATATATATAGTTTAGGCTCTGTGgtattaaattacttttttttactttgttagTATTGTATTATTCCCAAGGCAGTTTTATTGAACACTACTTAATTGTTTGTATTTAAAGAGTGATTTACAGTTAATGTAGCATATAGGTTAATAAAACtgattttgcatttaaaaagtcTGTTCTTTTAAAGACCCACTGAAATGCCCAGCTTTGTTTGACACATTGACAGTTTCTACTGAATCAAGTCAGGGTGAGACTGGGGCATTTAAGATTCTAGAAAACATTTGATTGCTCAGCTGCagtgcagaatgatgtcataaaaatcaCTTATCCATATTGGTGGAAGTGAGACATTAATGCTCCATATCCAGACAACCcagatttaggatatttaccACCTCAACCCAGAAATAATGCCTGGACCGGTGCCCTTTAAATGTGACTAAACATAAAGGGCCGGTTTCCCGGACACGGATTagagtcctagactaaaataaatgtaagagctgtccaaactgacaACTACTTGCACAACatattaaaatacatcagggccctttgttttgcctcaaaatgcacacaactAATGTTTTTAgcaaggcatgtttgttaaaactagtttttcctaattaaactgtCCTGGCTAAAAGtactggtttaagataatccctgtccgagaaaccaccccaaaatgttttgatgttattaaataattttaatgttaCCATTTTTAAGGTGGGAAATATTCTAATCTGAGTTATCTGGAACAGAGCATAAGTTTTAAATGCttattactgttttttttttcgtttttttttatgcACACTACTTTATAGACATTCTTAAAGCTAtccatatataaacataacacaTACATTAGACACAACCTAAGAAACAATAATACCAGTAGCTACAATCCATAATTCTAAAACTGCAATGTCTACGCAAGTATAAGATGAGAAACTTATAAAGTTCAGAATCAGGGGCGAACATTGCTTAATTTAAGAGAAGTGCATGTGAGGCTGAGCTTCCAACCATAAAGGACAACTACTACACAACATTTGGGGACACGTTAGAAATTGCGCAACCAAACAAACTGCTCCTATACGTTCGATCACTGTAGCAGCAGAGGGCGCAGTGTGGTCAGTGTCACATGACATTCGCAGGGCGCATGTAGCTGTAGAGAGGAAGACTGCTTCTGAAGTTTCCGAATGCACTACATGTTGACATAAATGCAGACTATTAAAAGTTAATCGGTAAGTGCAAGGCAGTTATTTAAGGACAGTATTTCAGACCACATGCAATGCTTTTACAACGATTTTTgagtttattttgtgttattttggcTGCTTATAGCGCGCGTCTGTTAGCTACATTGTTTCACGTGCATTGTGATGCCGCCCATAGTGCGCGCGCGCTACATCCGacgtaaacatttacatttgttaTAGTCTTTGTAAGTTAGAAAGCCTAAGGAAGTCACGGTTAACACTCTGTCCCGCATCTTTAGCAATGGAAAGCGAGATTTAATATGTCAGACCAAATACACATTAGCTGTCTGTGTTTTCAAACCATGTGAGCTGCCCACTTCGTTGCTGTCTATGAAGAAAATGCTCTCTACCTTTACAAAAATAACCGtagttttactacaaaaaaATGTGGTTGCCACAAAATAACAAtggatttttctttaaaaactaTACTTTAAGCATGGTTACTGCACTGTTATTATAATAAAGCCATATGGTTAATCACAGTCAATCTAACACTTTGAAATCTCATAGAGGAAGGAACTTGGAGGTCTTGTTGGATTGCTCCAGGTTCCCATAACCATGGCCAAGTCCAAGAAAGGTGGTGAGTTAATTTACTGCAAGgtcatttattgcattttttttgttaCTAGTAAAATATTATGAATGGCTTTAAATGGTAACATGCATATCGTTATTCAAAAGAGTATTCAAAAGGATTATAAAGGACCCCCAAAAAAGAAATTGTCATTCTGTATtcacactttatttttattttttcaaattcattaaagataatatatatatatatatatatatatatatatatatatatatatatatatatatatatatatatatatatatatatatatatatatatatatataactgtCATTTCAGTCATGCTGCACATGACTGAAATGACAGTGAAGCTTATCTTACTATATTATTCTAAGTAGCCTATATAAGTATGAATACACATTGTTTAcctattcattttttttatttcattattgtcTTGTTTTAGGTATTGACAGTCCCACTGATCCCTCTAAGAAAGGTAAGAAGCCCAAATCTTTTGATGTGTCTCCAAAGGCTggtaaacaacagacaacttcAAGCGGCAAGAATCCCACAGGACCTGTATTTCAATTACTCACTGGTCAGGCATCCATCAATACCCAAGCTGAAAACATTATCTCAACAAATCATGCCTCTGTACAGCAAGACAAACATGCAGAACAGACTTTTGATAATGTTACTGCCTCGGAGAGCACCTCCACCTCGTCTTTTCCTGCAGTCAGACACAAAGATGATGGCTTGGGTCTGCTTACCCAGAGAGAGTCAGAGGAGACTACGGGGCAGTTCACAGCTGTGCGTCCTGCTCCACCACGTTTGGCCTGGAAAACAATGGTTAGACCAGCACCTGTTTCAGCTGCTCTTAAGGTAATATGTTGTTtgctcattttatttattttggctGTTTTCAGGAAATGTAGTAATTTGGACAATTATgaattggggttaggggtgtaCAACAATTATGTCGCAGTAGTAGGCACTAGTAGTGACCATTGGGTTAGGATAAGGTGACAACTGCATTTAAGTCAAAAATAGACGTAATTTGATGGTCACagaaaactgtaaaaatgtgactgttaattttttcttaaaggcatagttcacccaaaattgaaaataatggcattaatgactcaccctcatgtcgttccaaactcgtaagagctttctgaccccccattgaaaatctatgtgcggtatactgtccatgtttagaaaggtaataaaaaatgcatcatcaaagtagtccatgtgacatcagtgggtcagttagaatttgttgaaacattgaaaatacattttggtccaaaaatgtaaaaattatgaCTTTGTCTTTTCTTCCGGGTCTGTTGTGAACCGTGTGCACAACACTGCAGTGACATTGCTAACGTACGACGCTGCTGATG
Coding sequences within it:
- the arrdc1a gene encoding arrestin domain-containing protein 1a, which encodes MGKLQEFELTLNNNKTVYNPGESISGTLKISLAQSILCKAIKVNCQGFCGVTSKAQDTDWMEEEQYFSSSISIADKGTLKEGEHSFPFKFLLPATAPTSFEGPYGQIKYRVRAFIDTPRFAKDYKVEKPFSISNSINLNEVPHIHEPSSSSVTKNFSYMLVKNGTVVLKAKSDLRGYVAGQIIKVSAEIENKSEKSTGHVVASLMQKVTYNTKKPTLDVRAVAEVEGPGVKGGHKGEWKEQIIVPSLPLSSITGGNLIEMSYYIQVYLKYPEVSLTLPIYIGNIAVDPTLARPSRSVPPKPVPRSNNAPAPSPTPTPVTTDSAAPSLPPRTNPKPKPRPRSSYVPPTAPPAELYPQLPGAADYNLEIPRTPQPQSGQTAVSPNAFSYAPGLSFGQSQNASNASVAPQNRERSQTLSASSTLIQPPDYRSSPYPQEPPPAYEESFNT